CCCTTGCGTAGCGTGATCATTGCCGGTTCAAGCAGGCGCTGGGGCAATTTTTGCGTGCCGTCCATGGCGATCTGATAGGTCTGGTGCGCAATCTCCCGGTTTGCGAAGCGCGCCCGCAGGTCCTTGGCGTAGGCGTCCAGGTCGATACCCGGAACGGGATCGAGCGTCATGGCGGCCGCCTGCATCTGCCGCTCGATCAGCACAGCGAGGTCTGTATCCGCCATCACCTCGCGGACGAAGGCATGGCCGGCGATGAAACCGGCATAGGCGAGCATCGAATGCGCGCCGTTCAGCATGCGCAGCTTCATCTTCTCGTATGGAGCAACATCCGTCACGAAGAGCGCGCCGCCCGCTTCCCATTCCGGACGGCCGGAGGCGAAGCGATCCTCGATGATCCATTGGGAGAACGGCTCGGTCTCAACCGCCGCAGGATCGTCAAAACCCGTCAGCGCCTGTGTGTCATCCAGCGTCTTCTGCGTGCTGGCCGGCGTGATGCGGTCCACCATGGTCGAGGGGAAGGGAATCTCGGCCTCGATGAAACTTGCGAGTTCCCCATCGAGCTCGCGGGCGAACTCGACCACCAGCCGGCGCAGGATTGCGCCGTTATGGGGGAGGTTGTCGCAGCACAGGACGGTCAGCACCGCCAGTCCGCGCTCCCGGCGAAGCCGAATGCCCTCGACGATGAAGCCGACGGCGCCTTGTGGATTGCGCGGCGCCAACAGGTCCGCGGCAACCGCCGGATGGCTGCGGTCGAGCCCGCCGGTGGCGGGATCCAGCCCATAACCCTTCTCGGTGATTGTGAGGCTGACAATCCTCGTGTCCGGCGCCGCTATCCGTGCGAGCACCGCAGCAGGATCGCGCGGCGCGACCAGGACCTCGGAAATGCTGCCGATGATGCGCGCCGACGTTCCTTCGGTGCTCCGCGTCAGCAGTGTGTAGAGCCCGTCCTGCGGGTTGAGTTCGTCCGCGATCCTGGCCGAGCGCAGCGAGACGCCAGCGATCATCCAGTCACCGCCTGATGCGCCCAGGGCCGTTTCCGTGTACGCGGCCTGATGCGCCTTGTGGAAGGCGCCGACGCCAAGATGCACGATCCCGGCTGGGCGCCCTCGGTCGTAACGCGGAACCTGTGCGCCGGCGGCTGCGATCGCCGCCAGGGCCGAGGGATCGAGGCGCTTGTCAGACATAGCGGTTGACGACGTTCTCCAGGTACTCTTGGCGACCGGATTTCGGCTGCGGCTCGATCTTCTCCTTCACCACGCGCTCGGCGATCTCCTCCAGCGTGCGCTTTCCGGACAGCATCGCCTTGCCCTCCCCCGACTTCCAACCCGCATAGCGCTCCTCCAGCGGGCCCGACAGCGCCTTGTCCTCGATCATGCGCGCCGCGGCCTTCAGGCCCCGGGCGCAGCAGTCCATGGCGCCGATATGCCCGATCAGCAGGTCCTGCGGATCGAGAGACTGCCTGCGCAGCTTCGCATCGAAATTGGTGCCGCCGGTCTTGAAGCCGCCCGCCAGCAGGACGAAGTAGTAGGCCAGCGCCATCTCCGGCACGTTGTTGGGGAACTGATCGGTATCCCAACCAGACTGGTAGTCGTTGCGGTTCATGTCGATCGAGCCGAAGATGCCGAGCGAACCGGCGAGCGCCAGTTCGTGCTCGAACGAGTGGCCGGCCAGGATCGCATGGCCCTGCTCGATGTTGACCTTGACCTCGTTCTCGAGGCCAAAATCCTTGAGGAAGCCGTAGACCGTGGCGACGTCATAGTCGTACTGGTGCTTGGTCGGTTCCTGCGGCTTGGGCTCGATCAGGATGGTGCCCGTGAAGCCGATCTTCTTCTTGTAGTCGACGACCAGCGACAGGAAGCGGCCGGCCTGCTCACGCTCGCGCTTGAGGTCGGTGTTGAGCAGGGTCTCGTAGCCCTCGCGGCCGCCCCACAGCACGTAGTTCTCGCCGTTCAGCCGCTTGGTAACATCCATGCAGGCCTTCACGGTCGCCGCGGCGTAGGCGAACACGTCCGGATCCGGGTTGGTCGCCGCACCCGCCATCCAGCGGCGATTCGAGAACATGTTCGCCGTGCCCCAGAGCAGTTTTACCCCCGTCTCCTTCTGCTTGGCGGCAAACATCTCGGCGATTTCATCGAGCCGCGCCCTGCTTTCGGAAAAATCCTTGCCCTCAGGTCGCACGTCGGCGTCGTGGAAGCAGTAGTAGGGCGCCCCGAGCAGCGTGAACATTTCGAAGGCGACGTCTGCCTTCAGCCTGGCAAGTTCCATCGTGTCCCCGAACCAGGGCCTATCGAACGTGCGGCCGCCGAACGGATCGCCCCCCTCCCAGGCGAAGGAATGCCAGTAGGCGATGGCAAAGCGCAGATGGTCCTCCAGGCGCTTGCCCATTACCACTTCGTCGGGATTGTAGAAGCGGTAGGCCAGCGGATTGGTGGAATCCGGCCCCTCGTACCTGACCGGCTTGATGTCGCCAAAAAATCCCGTGGTCATGTCGTGACGTCCTTGATGGCTGGATAGAGAGAACGATAGCGCTGGTATGCGGCTCCATAGGCGTCGGAAAGGCCGGCGTCTGGTTCGACCGTGCCGGCGGTCTGCGGCGCGGTGCAGACAGCGAATGGATCGGCGGCTTCGGCCGCGATCAGGCCGAGGCGCGCTGCGCCGAAGGCCGCGCCAAAGTCGCCATCGGCGGGGATATCGACCGGCACGCCAAGCGCAGTCGCAACCGATTTCAGCCAATACCGCGAACGCGACCCGCCGCCGATCGCCGTGACGCGTTCGAGTTGGGTGCCGGCCGCCCGGAGTGCCTCCAGGCAATCGCGGAACGCGAAAGCGACCCCTTCAAGCACGGCCTGGGTGAGCGCGGCAGCACCCGATTCATGGCCAAGGCCGACGAACGCGCCACGGATGGCAGCGTCGTTGTGTGGTGTGCGCTCGCCCGACAGGTAGGGAAGGAAGGAGACGCTGCCGGGAGCCTTCAGCGTATCCCCCAGCTCCTCGGTGAGGTTGCCGGCGCTCTTGCCGGTGATGCCGCAGAGCCAGTTGAGGGAATCTGTCGCCGACAGGATGACGCCCATCTGGTGCCAGGCATTCGGCAGCGCGTGGCAGAATGTGTGCACCGCGCTGCCCGGATTGGGCAGGTAGGAGCCGTTGGCCGCAAAGAGCACGCCCGACGTGCCGAGGGAGACGAACGCCTGCCCCTGGGCGACCGTGCCCATGCCGCAGGCCGACGCGGCATTGTCGCCGGCCCCGCCCGCAACAACGACCGATCCCGACATCCCCCATTTCGAAGCGAGCTCGGCCCGCAGGATGCCGGCAGGCTCGGTGCCTTCCACCAGACCCGGCATCTGGTCCTCTCGCATTCCGGTCCCATCGAGCAGTTCAGGAGACCATCGGCGACCGGCGACGTCGAGCCACGACGTGCCTGCCGAATCCGACATCTCGGACAAATACTCGCCCGTCAGCCAGAGCCGCAGGTAGTCCTTCGGGAGCAGCACCTTTGCGACCCTGTCGAACACGTCGGGCTCATTGTTCCTCACCCACACCAGCTTCGGCGCGGTGAAACCGGGGAACACGATGTTGCCGGTGATCCTCCGGAACCGCGGATCGGCGTCCAGCTTCGCCGCCTCCCCGTGACTGCGCACGTCGTTCCAAAGGATGCACGGACGCAGTACGGCATCGGTGTTGTCGAGCAGTGTCGCCCCATGCATCTGGCCAGAGAGGCCAATGCCCCTGACTGCCGCCAACTCCTTCGAATTCGAAGCCTTCAGCGCAGACACCGCGTCCTCGGTAGCGCGCAGCCAGTGCGCAGGGGCCTGCTCGGACCATCCCGGATGCGGCCGCGAAACCTCCAGGTCGCCGTGCCCGGTGGCAACGACGCGCTGGTCCCCGTCGATCAACAGCGCCTTGACGCCCGACGTTCCCAGATCGAAGCCGAGATACATCGTATTCCTCCCAGAGCCGTCATCGCAGGCGGACACTGTTCTCCAACGGCCGCCGATACGAGGTGCGGCAGCTCTCCTCCGCATGCTCCCAGCAGCAATTCAGCACATGAAAATGCGGAAAGCGAGAGGCGTGAGCCATTTTATTCGGGCTTCGCAAAAATTGGTCCGGATATGGCCCGTAGGCCGGGAGGCTACCGTTCAGGGGACTTGGGTCGCGGCCAACGCATCGGCGCGCCTGACAAACAGCGCCGACAGCGGGCTGTCGGGACGCGACGCGAACCGCTCCGCCACGAGGGCAGACGCAAGCGCCTTCTGGCCGGAGCGCAGCGCCGCCTCGATCAGGGTCAGGTCGATGACGTCGCGCTGCGCATGGCTGCCGCCGAAGCGATGGGCGATCGCGCGGAGCGGCCGCAGCAGCCGGACCGCCGCCGCGTAGTCGCCATCGCCGAAGGCGCGGATCGCAAGACAGACCGGATGGCCGACGTCGCGCGTGAAGGCGGCATTGTCGTCGCCGGCGGCCATGGCCTCCCTCTGGACCTCCAGAAGTTCGTCGGCCGCTCCCGATCGCCCTGCGCCGACGAAGGCCATCATGGCGTGGGCGTCGTTGAAGGCGTAGTTGCCGGCCCTTCCCTTCGGCGTCCAGTTGGCCGCCAGCGCGGCCCAGCGATCACCGACATCCACACCACCGAGATGCAGCCGCCACAAAATGGCCGACGCGTCGACCATGTTCAGCGCCAGTGTCGAGCGCGCGCCGTAGATCGGACCGTCGTAAAGCGCCAGCACCTCCTCGGCCTCGCCCAGATCGTAGTGGAAGAGCGCGAGGTGCCACCAATTGTGGACCTGGAGGAAATTCTCCTTCGTCCATTGCGCCTCGTTGCCGCGCATCCAGGCGATACCGTCGCGCTGGCGGCTCTGCATCTCCATCACATGGGCCACCGCGTGCTGGGCCCACCCATCGCGCGGCTGCAGGTCGATGGCGCGCCGGCCCAGCGCCTCCGCGCGCGCATAGTCGGCCGTTTCCTCGTAGCCGAAGGCCTGCATTGCGAGGATGGAATGATACCCCCGCATCGCCGCCGACCACGCCGGCATCGCGCGTGCGATGCGGTCGCGGAGCATACGGGCATTCCCGGTGAAGAAATCAATCTGGTGGCCGGCGAGCAGCGCCAGCGCGTCGCGCGGCACGTCTATCGTCAGATCCTCGAGGATCGCGCCGGCCTGATGCCAGCCGCCCCGCGAAAGATGGCCAAGAGCTGCGGCGTGCGTCATCTCCCGTTCGGTTCCGCCGAGGCTTGCGGCGGCGGCCGCGCAGTCGGCCGCGACGGCGCTCGCTTCGCGCTCGGTGGCAAGGCCGAAGAGAAATCCCTTGAAGACATGCGCCATGACGAAACCCGGCGCGGCGGCGATCGCCCTGTCGATCGTGGCGACAGGATCGCCAATGAAGCACTGCAGCTCGTGCAGGGCCTGCTCATAATGCTGCAGCGCTTCGCCTGTCGCGCCGGTCACGGGGAGATCGAGATTGTCGCGCAAGATCATCGCAGCATCCACTTTCGGACAGGATGGCGTTTCGGACGAAACGCTGCAAGGGGCGGCTCAAGGACAGCGCGCGGCGATTCCCGACGCATCTTTGCCTTCTGCAGAAGCTGCGATATTCAAGGTGACCATGAACCTGCATGACCCGAACCAGGACGACCTCGTCGAGACCATTTTCCGCAACGGTACGCTGACCGTCGTCGGGATCGTGCTCGCCTTCTCGCTCGGCTTCGTCACCCATTGGGCGGCCAACCCGATACCATGGGAGCCGCTGGACGCATTCGCGCTCTTCCCGATCTTCATCGGCATCATTCTGCAGATCAAGGCGCTGTCGGATCTCCTCGATCACAAATGCCTGCAGCGGCGGCCTTTCCTGCGCGCCAACCGTATCTTCATGACGGGGCTGATCCTGACCGCGGGCGGCGTCATGATCGCCATCCTCCTGGATTTCCTCGAGATCACCAAGATCGCAGGAACCATCGGCTAGGCGCGACCGCCCGGCAGGAAGATCAGTGCGAGGAGCGCATCGCGACCGTGGCGACGCCCGCTCCGACCAGCAGCGTGCCTCCGGTGCGGTTGAACAGAGTGATGGCGCGCGGGTTCCGCACCAGGCTGCGGGCCCGCGAGGCGACCAGCGCATAGCCGAAGGCATTGGCGAAAGCGAGCGTCAGGAATGTCGCCTCAAAGATCGCCATCTGCGTCCAGAAATCGGCCTCGCGGTTGAGGAACTGCGGCAGGAAGGCGACGAAGAATGTGATGCTCTTGGGGTTGAGCGCCGTCACCAGCCATGCATGCACAAGCATCTTCGAGGCTGACACCGCATCTGTGCGCGGATTGGCGTCCAGCGTCCCGCCGGCGCGGAAGAGCTTGACGCCGAGATAGATGAGATACGCCGCGCCGATCCATTTCAGCACGGTGAAGACGGTAGCCGACGCCATCAGCAGTGCACCGATGCCGAGCATCGACAGCGTCATCGCGGTGAAGTCCCCGAGTGCGACGCCGACCGCCATCGGCAGCGCGGTCCGCCAGCCCTGACCAAGGGCGTAGGAGACGACGAGCAGAATCGTCGGACCTGGAATGACCAGTAGCACCGCGGATGCGGCCGCGAAGGCGGCCCAGACTTCTAAGGACATGAAACGCTCCCCACCGTTGAACGACAGGATGAATGCTCCGGACCGGGCGGATGTAAAGCGGTATTTTGCCGGTGCGGATGTCGTTGTGCTTCCCAACCGACGCGCAGAGTCAGGCTGAAGTCACTTCCTCAAATACGCCCTCGCGATTTCCCGCATGCGTTCGCCGCCAAAAGGCTCGCCATGTCCGCCCAGCACCAGGCGCACCGGCAGTTCGAGCAACCGTCGCATCGTCTCGCGATAGACGCGCCGGTCGGAATTCGGCAGCTCGTCGATCAGCGTCTCGTCGTAGATCGCGTCCCCCGAAAAGAAGAGGCCGTCATGGTCGTCGAAGAGCCCGATGGAATCGGGCGAGTGGCCGTGCAGTTCGATGACCCGGAACGTGCGGTCGCCCAGGTCGATCGTCTCGCCCTCGCTCAGCAGGCGCGTCAGCGGCGCCGGTTCGATGTAATACGAAGCGATCTCCCAGCCTTCGGCCGGGAGCGCCCCCAGCGGATCGACCATCTCGCGGAACATGTTCGCGTAGGTCAGCCGCTCGGGCATCGTCGCAAAGGCCGCGCCGGACGCGCGCGGTCCGGCCCGATTGGCAAACTCGTGGAGGGAGCCGACATGATCGACATGGATGTGGGTCGCGACCGCCAGCAGCGGACTGCCCG
This portion of the Mesorhizobium shangrilense genome encodes:
- a CDS encoding LysE family translocator, coding for MSLEVWAAFAAASAVLLVIPGPTILLVVSYALGQGWRTALPMAVGVALGDFTAMTLSMLGIGALLMASATVFTVLKWIGAAYLIYLGVKLFRAGGTLDANPRTDAVSASKMLVHAWLVTALNPKSITFFVAFLPQFLNREADFWTQMAIFEATFLTLAFANAFGYALVASRARSLVRNPRAITLFNRTGGTLLVGAGVATVAMRSSH
- a CDS encoding tetratricopeptide repeat protein; this encodes MILRDNLDLPVTGATGEALQHYEQALHELQCFIGDPVATIDRAIAAAPGFVMAHVFKGFLFGLATEREASAVAADCAAAAASLGGTEREMTHAAALGHLSRGGWHQAGAILEDLTIDVPRDALALLAGHQIDFFTGNARMLRDRIARAMPAWSAAMRGYHSILAMQAFGYEETADYARAEALGRRAIDLQPRDGWAQHAVAHVMEMQSRQRDGIAWMRGNEAQWTKENFLQVHNWWHLALFHYDLGEAEEVLALYDGPIYGARSTLALNMVDASAILWRLHLGGVDVGDRWAALAANWTPKGRAGNYAFNDAHAMMAFVGAGRSGAADELLEVQREAMAAGDDNAAFTRDVGHPVCLAIRAFGDGDYAAAVRLLRPLRAIAHRFGGSHAQRDVIDLTLIEAALRSGQKALASALVAERFASRPDSPLSALFVRRADALAATQVP
- the xylB gene encoding xylulokinase, encoding MYLGFDLGTSGVKALLIDGDQRVVATGHGDLEVSRPHPGWSEQAPAHWLRATEDAVSALKASNSKELAAVRGIGLSGQMHGATLLDNTDAVLRPCILWNDVRSHGEAAKLDADPRFRRITGNIVFPGFTAPKLVWVRNNEPDVFDRVAKVLLPKDYLRLWLTGEYLSEMSDSAGTSWLDVAGRRWSPELLDGTGMREDQMPGLVEGTEPAGILRAELASKWGMSGSVVVAGGAGDNAASACGMGTVAQGQAFVSLGTSGVLFAANGSYLPNPGSAVHTFCHALPNAWHQMGVILSATDSLNWLCGITGKSAGNLTEELGDTLKAPGSVSFLPYLSGERTPHNDAAIRGAFVGLGHESGAAALTQAVLEGVAFAFRDCLEALRAAGTQLERVTAIGGGSRSRYWLKSVATALGVPVDIPADGDFGAAFGAARLGLIAAEAADPFAVCTAPQTAGTVEPDAGLSDAYGAAYQRYRSLYPAIKDVTT
- a CDS encoding mannitol dehydrogenase family protein gives rise to the protein MSDKRLDPSALAAIAAAGAQVPRYDRGRPAGIVHLGVGAFHKAHQAAYTETALGASGGDWMIAGVSLRSARIADELNPQDGLYTLLTRSTEGTSARIIGSISEVLVAPRDPAAVLARIAAPDTRIVSLTITEKGYGLDPATGGLDRSHPAVAADLLAPRNPQGAVGFIVEGIRLRRERGLAVLTVLCCDNLPHNGAILRRLVVEFARELDGELASFIEAEIPFPSTMVDRITPASTQKTLDDTQALTGFDDPAAVETEPFSQWIIEDRFASGRPEWEAGGALFVTDVAPYEKMKLRMLNGAHSMLAYAGFIAGHAFVREVMADTDLAVLIERQMQAAAMTLDPVPGIDLDAYAKDLRARFANREIAHQTYQIAMDGTQKLPQRLLEPAMITLRKGLPLDAYAFAVAGWLRYCVGMDETGKRYELRDPREAEIAALVDGAGCDAGSIVDRMFALPGLMPEELSRSDEWNRAVKSRLEIMLAKSMRQAIAAEVGRARAA
- a CDS encoding MBL fold metallo-hydrolase, whose product is MTSATPQSNWFSRTDLTGGIVRFTEPHVREFMRANIYFIPGRDRDLLVDTGMGLSSLAAVLPETGSPLLAVATHIHVDHVGSLHEFANRAGPRASGAAFATMPERLTYANMFREMVDPLGALPAEGWEIASYYIEPAPLTRLLSEGETIDLGDRTFRVIELHGHSPDSIGLFDDHDGLFFSGDAIYDETLIDELPNSDRRVYRETMRRLLELPVRLVLGGHGEPFGGERMREIARAYLRK
- the xylA gene encoding xylose isomerase, which encodes MTTGFFGDIKPVRYEGPDSTNPLAYRFYNPDEVVMGKRLEDHLRFAIAYWHSFAWEGGDPFGGRTFDRPWFGDTMELARLKADVAFEMFTLLGAPYYCFHDADVRPEGKDFSESRARLDEIAEMFAAKQKETGVKLLWGTANMFSNRRWMAGAATNPDPDVFAYAAATVKACMDVTKRLNGENYVLWGGREGYETLLNTDLKREREQAGRFLSLVVDYKKKIGFTGTILIEPKPQEPTKHQYDYDVATVYGFLKDFGLENEVKVNIEQGHAILAGHSFEHELALAGSLGIFGSIDMNRNDYQSGWDTDQFPNNVPEMALAYYFVLLAGGFKTGGTNFDAKLRRQSLDPQDLLIGHIGAMDCCARGLKAAARMIEDKALSGPLEERYAGWKSGEGKAMLSGKRTLEEIAERVVKEKIEPQPKSGRQEYLENVVNRYV